A genome region from Methanococcoides burtonii DSM 6242 includes the following:
- a CDS encoding PUA domain-containing protein translates to MDKNAKMLKKVRVMADYQFGKGCGDILFPDDVTFQLSRTKRIRQIMVSGKRIATVRAKDGTFTLSMDAATAIHDHIPAPGSRVTVCDDAVPFVSKGKTTFAKHVTAIDPELRSGDEVIVVDENDTVIATGQLMLSPEEIEALDTGAAVDVRCGCEQ, encoded by the coding sequence ATGGATAAAAATGCGAAAATGCTGAAAAAAGTTCGTGTCATGGCTGACTACCAGTTTGGGAAAGGATGCGGAGATATTCTATTCCCTGATGATGTGACATTCCAGCTGTCAAGAACAAAACGAATCCGACAGATAATGGTTAGCGGCAAACGTATTGCAACCGTACGGGCAAAGGATGGAACATTCACATTGAGCATGGATGCTGCAACAGCTATCCACGACCACATACCTGCACCGGGTTCAAGAGTTACTGTCTGTGACGATGCTGTGCCTTTCGTGTCCAAAGGCAAGACCACGTTTGCAAAACATGTGACTGCTATCGACCCTGAACTCAGAAGCGGAGATGAGGTTATTGTTGTCGATGAGAATGATACAGTGATCGCAACAGGTCAGTTGATGCTATCCCCTGAAGAGATCGAAGCTCTTGATACTGGTGCAGCGGTCGATGTCAGATGCGGATGCGAACAATGA
- a CDS encoding RtcB family protein, which yields MESGNKITDLLTRVDDNIWEIPEDYSPGMNVPGRIYLSEKLIRDLEPETLDQVANVAKLPGIQKFSMAMPDAHLGYGFPIGGVAAFDEEEGVISPGGVGFDINCGVRLLRSNLTVDDVRPKMKELTEKMFEAVPSGVGSKSRLKVTDSELDDIFLHGSKWAVENGYGEKTDLEHCEGGGCIEGGDVGNISIKARKRGRPQAGTLGSGNHFLEVQYVDKIYDQEAADAFGLEEGQVSFMIHCGSRGTGHQICTDNIKTMSQASKKYGIQLPDKQLACAPAQSEEAQNYFGSMICAANYAWNNRQMITHWTRDVIADTFRSDIDELGLELVYDVAHNVAKLEEHEVDGKKKNVYVHRKGATRAFPKGHKEVPLKYRDVGQPVLIPGSMGTASYVLHGGDRSMDISFGSACHGAGRVMSRSHAKKEFQGEDIKMQLEKRGITVRSAHPAVIAEEAPGVYKSSSDVVNVVHELDIARKVAKMMPMGVIKG from the coding sequence ATGGAAAGCGGAAATAAAATAACGGATCTGCTCACGAGGGTAGATGATAATATCTGGGAGATACCTGAGGACTACTCCCCAGGAATGAACGTTCCGGGAAGGATATATCTTTCAGAGAAGCTTATCCGGGACCTCGAGCCGGAAACACTTGACCAGGTGGCAAATGTGGCAAAATTGCCAGGGATACAGAAGTTCTCCATGGCAATGCCTGATGCCCATCTGGGCTACGGGTTCCCAATCGGAGGCGTTGCAGCCTTTGATGAAGAGGAAGGAGTAATCAGTCCGGGAGGTGTGGGTTTTGATATTAACTGCGGTGTAAGACTTTTACGGTCCAACCTTACGGTCGATGATGTCCGTCCGAAGATGAAAGAACTTACAGAGAAGATGTTCGAGGCAGTTCCATCGGGCGTCGGGTCAAAAAGCCGTCTGAAAGTAACAGACAGCGAACTAGATGACATATTCCTGCATGGATCGAAGTGGGCAGTGGAGAACGGTTATGGGGAAAAGACCGACCTTGAGCACTGTGAAGGCGGCGGATGTATCGAGGGCGGAGATGTTGGTAACATAAGCATCAAGGCACGAAAGAGGGGGAGACCACAAGCGGGAACTCTTGGAAGCGGAAATCATTTCCTTGAAGTGCAATATGTTGATAAGATATATGACCAGGAGGCTGCTGATGCTTTTGGACTGGAAGAAGGGCAGGTCAGTTTTATGATACATTGCGGTTCACGCGGCACAGGTCATCAGATCTGTACGGACAATATAAAGACGATGTCACAGGCTTCGAAGAAATACGGCATACAACTTCCGGATAAGCAACTCGCATGTGCTCCAGCACAGTCAGAGGAAGCACAGAACTACTTTGGGTCAATGATATGTGCCGCCAACTATGCGTGGAACAATCGTCAGATGATCACGCACTGGACAAGGGATGTTATCGCAGACACTTTCAGGTCGGATATTGACGAGCTGGGATTAGAACTTGTCTATGATGTGGCACACAACGTGGCAAAGCTCGAAGAGCATGAGGTTGACGGCAAAAAGAAGAACGTCTACGTCCACCGTAAAGGTGCTACAAGGGCATTCCCAAAAGGGCATAAAGAAGTTCCTTTAAAATATCGTGATGTAGGGCAGCCTGTGCTGATCCCCGGAAGCATGGGTACGGCATCCTATGTGCTTCACGGAGGAGATCGATCAATGGATATCTCGTTCGGAAGTGCATGTCATGGTGCCGGCAGGGTGATGAGCCGTTCACATGCTAAAAAGGAGTTTCAGGGAGAAGATATCAAGATGCAACTTGAGAAAAGAGGCATTACGGTCAGGTCTGCACATCCGGCAGTCATTGCAGAAGAAGCTCCAGGTGTTTACAAATCCAGTAGTGACGTGGTCAATGTGGTCCACGAACTGGATATCGCAAGAAAGGTAGCAAAAATGATGCCAATGGGTGTTATTAAAGGGTAA
- a CDS encoding archease, with protein sequence MRASEIKYEYLEHTADAKFRAYGKTKEEAFANAAEAMFNVMINTSKVDCKHKEDIIVNAPEIDELLVEWLSELLFLFEVDFLAFGEFKVENITEKDGEFELSGHACGEEIDLERHEIDTEVKAVTYNDLRVEETENGFMVQVTVDT encoded by the coding sequence ATGCGGGCCTCTGAAATAAAATATGAATATCTTGAACATACTGCAGATGCAAAGTTCAGAGCCTATGGAAAAACAAAGGAAGAAGCTTTTGCAAATGCTGCAGAAGCTATGTTCAATGTGATGATAAATACATCAAAGGTGGACTGCAAACACAAAGAAGATATCATCGTCAATGCGCCTGAGATAGATGAACTGCTTGTTGAGTGGCTCTCAGAACTTCTATTCCTTTTTGAAGTGGATTTTCTTGCATTCGGAGAGTTCAAGGTTGAAAATATAACAGAAAAGGATGGAGAATTCGAATTATCAGGTCATGCATGCGGTGAAGAGATAGACCTTGAAAGGCATGAAATAGATACAGAGGTCAAGGCAGTGACATACAATGATCTGAGAGTGGAAGAGACCGAGAACGGATTCATGGTCCAGGTCACTGTCGATACATGA
- the pgsA gene encoding archaetidylinositol phosphate synthase, whose amino-acid sequence MTIDSFRPAATRILDPIARRVANKGISPNALSVASLVCAALAGISFYFSVDNPLGALIAIFFVALNSFLDALDGAVARYLRTDSKKGDFLDHVIDRYSDVFIICGMFFGGHVQWQIGTIAIVCVLLTSYLGTQAQALGIGRFYGGIMGRADRLVLILIASLAYYIYSEAIFGYTIIGWSLVVIAIGSHITAIQRMGSIWKRL is encoded by the coding sequence ATGACCATTGATTCATTCAGACCGGCAGCTACAAGGATACTCGACCCGATAGCAAGACGCGTAGCGAACAAAGGCATATCACCAAACGCTCTTTCAGTGGCTTCACTGGTATGCGCTGCACTTGCGGGCATCTCATTCTATTTTTCTGTGGATAACCCCTTAGGTGCACTCATCGCAATATTCTTTGTTGCCCTTAACTCATTCCTTGATGCGCTTGATGGTGCAGTTGCAAGGTACCTTCGCACAGACAGTAAAAAAGGCGATTTCCTTGACCATGTCATCGACAGATATTCCGATGTTTTCATAATATGCGGGATGTTCTTCGGCGGGCATGTCCAGTGGCAGATAGGCACCATAGCTATCGTCTGTGTACTTCTTACCAGCTATCTTGGAACTCAGGCACAGGCACTGGGTATCGGCAGGTTCTATGGCGGCATCATGGGTAGAGCCGACAGGCTTGTACTGATATTGATAGCATCCCTTGCCTACTACATTTACAGTGAAGCGATCTTCGGATACACGATCATCGGATGGTCTCTCGTAGTGATAGCCATTGGCAGCCATATTACAGCCATACAGAGAATGGGTAGCATATGGAAACGCCTCTGA